A genomic window from Algoriphagus sp. Y33 includes:
- a CDS encoding alginate export family protein, producing MKRIFTLVLLSLCLSSQLKAQEFTLDADIRPRFEYRHGFGSLFADNAEAAAFVTQRSRLNLGFKDEKLSLYFSVQDVSTWGDTQQLSALDDNKSFSLFQAWIRYAFTENWAMKLGRQTISYDDQRILGEVDWAMQGRFHDAAMIQYSKNKFKLDLAFAYNQETQNTFGTDYTITGAFSYKTMQMAHLTKVWDKASVSFLLMNNGFQKYTGDPVPLTDGVYNRQTTGTYFTFPISALTIAGSAYLQTGKANASTDLSAYQYMVEAKYNPGKVTLIAGFESLSGTDQGGEEKNKSFFPLYGTNHKFNGYMDYFYVGNHANNVGLNDVYGKIALTLGEKSMLGLNTHLFFANAEMANDLSQKLGTEVDLVFSKSIANYIKMNVGYSQLFATESMSSVKGGTSSDNTNNWGWVQLIVNPRLLTYNFKQN from the coding sequence ATGAAAAGAATTTTTACGCTCGTTTTACTTTCGTTATGTCTTAGCAGCCAACTGAAAGCACAAGAATTTACATTAGATGCAGATATCCGTCCACGATTTGAATATCGTCACGGATTTGGAAGTCTATTTGCTGACAATGCCGAGGCGGCAGCATTTGTCACCCAACGCTCTAGGCTTAATTTGGGTTTTAAAGATGAAAAGCTAAGTCTTTATTTCAGCGTTCAGGATGTAAGCACCTGGGGAGACACCCAGCAGCTTAGCGCACTGGACGACAACAAGTCCTTTTCTTTATTCCAGGCATGGATCCGCTATGCATTCACCGAAAATTGGGCAATGAAGCTTGGAAGGCAGACGATCTCTTACGATGACCAGCGAATACTGGGAGAAGTGGATTGGGCGATGCAGGGAAGGTTTCATGATGCGGCTATGATTCAATATTCCAAAAACAAATTCAAGTTGGACTTGGCATTTGCATACAATCAGGAGACACAGAACACATTCGGTACTGACTACACGATTACAGGTGCATTTTCTTATAAGACCATGCAAATGGCACATTTGACGAAGGTTTGGGACAAAGCTTCGGTTAGCTTTCTCTTGATGAACAACGGTTTCCAAAAATATACCGGCGATCCTGTGCCGCTCACGGATGGTGTTTATAACCGACAAACCACCGGCACCTACTTCACCTTTCCGATCTCAGCACTCACTATCGCAGGATCCGCCTACTTGCAAACAGGAAAGGCTAATGCTTCCACCGATCTTAGTGCCTACCAGTATATGGTGGAAGCGAAATACAATCCCGGAAAGGTGACATTAATTGCCGGCTTTGAGTCTTTGAGCGGAACTGATCAAGGCGGTGAAGAAAAGAACAAATCCTTCTTTCCCCTGTATGGAACAAATCATAAATTCAATGGATACATGGACTATTTCTACGTGGGAAATCATGCAAATAACGTCGGGCTGAATGATGTGTATGGGAAAATTGCCTTAACCCTTGGCGAAAAATCCATGCTCGGGTTAAATACACATTTATTCTTTGCCAACGCTGAAATGGCAAATGATCTAAGCCAAAAGCTGGGCACAGAAGTGGACCTTGTTTTCTCTAAAAGCATCGCCAACTACATCAAAATGAATGTGGGTTATTCTCAGCTGTTTGCCACCGAAAGTATGAGTTCGGTGAAAGGAGGAACATCCTCAGACAATACTAATAACTGGGGATGGGTCCAGCTGATTGTAAATCCTAGATTACTTACTTACAATTTTAAACAGAATTAA
- a CDS encoding molybdopterin-dependent oxidoreductase has translation MIVIPDKKVKTTCSYCGVGCGIVAGVDSQNKVQVEGDKDHPVNQGMLCSKGMNLHYVVNDTSDRILYPEMRWSRSHPRERVSWDEGLDRAAGVFKSLIQKYGPKSVGFYISGQCLTEEYYIANKLTKGFLGTNNIDTNSRLCMSSAVVAYKKTFGEDSVPISYEDIELADAFLIAGANPAWCHPILFRRLEKHKEKNPNVKIIVVDPRKTDSASFADIHLQIIPGSDIILYNAIGRRIIDIGLADKEFIEKHTENYLKYRKQVMATSLKEAAKLCGIPIAEIKRVAEIIGESKGFISMWAMGLNQSAIGTDKNFSLLNLSLVTGRIGKPGNGPFSLTGQPNAMGGREVGGMANLLAVHKELNNPVHRQEVANFWGVNEISPDPGYSATEMFDALESGEMKAVWIICTNPMVSLPNSKKIEKALQNAKFVIVQDISHKADTVEYADLVLPAAGWLEKEGTMTNSERRISYLNKGINPPGEARPDVEILCDFARRMGFRGFNYNNSEEIYEEYCAMTKGTNIDISFLNYDRLKSEGSFQWPVPEYRHGGTPRLFANKKFYTPSQKAVFNIPAQITNTSEKTSKEYPLVLTTGRVRDQWHTMTKTGKVSRLRTHYPSPVLEINPIDAYLDKVKDGDVVEVKSKNGVVRVKAKLSTSIREGVVFLPMHWGKQLQSDLNRANNLTKTVVDPQSKEPDFKFTTVSVSKYQKAPEKIVVVGAGAAAFRFIQNYREHNESDQIHVFSKEPHPFYNRVLLPEYVTEELTWEQLQKIKEHELKKLKITLHTGLSIEKIDPEKQLVVDNHGQEYQFDKLILATGSRAFVPKDAQLDLPGRFTMRSKTDADGFKEYLESTNLPPENQHVVIIGGGLLGLELAAALQHNLVKVTIIQRASRLMERQLDEVSSKLLSLDVQERGIHVYFDNEVSTVFDDEEHKSLSITLKSGKIIYANAVVYAIGTQPNIKIARDNGILCGRGIKVNQHLQTNYQNIFAIGEIAEFQNQLFGITSAAEEQAMVLANYIAGDVSSIYSGSVLMNILKFKDLELCSIGDILIPENDDSYEEIIFTDMSRRYYKKCIVKDDLLIGAVLMGDKNEFAEFKSLIENKIELSEKRKSLLMGSSDTRPVVGKLVCSCSRVGEGNITEAIAGGCSDFTALCQQTGAGLGCGSCKTEVREILHQSKVPA, from the coding sequence CTGATAGTGATCCCGGATAAAAAAGTCAAAACCACCTGTTCCTACTGCGGCGTCGGCTGCGGCATAGTCGCCGGTGTGGATTCTCAAAACAAAGTACAAGTAGAAGGCGATAAAGACCACCCTGTCAACCAAGGCATGCTTTGCTCAAAAGGTATGAACCTTCACTACGTAGTCAACGATACTTCTGACAGAATTCTGTATCCTGAAATGCGCTGGAGTCGGTCCCATCCCCGGGAACGGGTAAGCTGGGATGAAGGATTGGACAGGGCTGCGGGGGTTTTCAAATCCCTGATCCAGAAATATGGCCCCAAAAGTGTAGGGTTCTATATTTCGGGACAATGCCTGACGGAAGAATATTACATTGCAAATAAGCTTACAAAGGGCTTTCTCGGCACCAACAACATCGATACCAACAGCCGCCTGTGCATGAGTTCAGCTGTAGTGGCATATAAAAAAACCTTCGGAGAAGATTCAGTTCCCATCTCTTATGAAGATATCGAGCTTGCGGATGCCTTTTTGATTGCCGGCGCAAACCCTGCATGGTGTCACCCTATTCTCTTTCGCAGACTGGAAAAGCACAAGGAAAAGAATCCAAATGTAAAGATTATCGTAGTCGATCCACGTAAAACAGACTCTGCCTCGTTCGCAGATATACACCTGCAAATCATCCCCGGATCAGATATTATTCTCTACAATGCCATTGGCAGAAGAATCATCGATATCGGCCTGGCCGACAAAGAATTTATAGAAAAACACACCGAGAACTACCTAAAATACCGCAAACAGGTTATGGCAACTTCTCTGAAAGAGGCGGCTAAACTCTGTGGTATTCCTATAGCCGAGATCAAAAGAGTAGCCGAGATCATCGGCGAATCCAAAGGATTTATCAGCATGTGGGCAATGGGGCTGAACCAAAGCGCAATAGGCACAGATAAGAACTTTTCACTCCTAAACCTGTCCTTAGTAACCGGCAGAATAGGCAAGCCAGGCAATGGTCCTTTCTCTCTCACGGGCCAGCCAAATGCGATGGGCGGAAGAGAAGTCGGCGGAATGGCAAATTTGTTGGCCGTTCACAAAGAGCTGAACAATCCTGTGCACAGGCAAGAGGTGGCAAATTTTTGGGGAGTAAATGAGATTTCCCCAGACCCGGGATACTCTGCCACCGAGATGTTTGATGCACTCGAAAGTGGAGAGATGAAGGCTGTTTGGATCATTTGTACCAATCCGATGGTAAGCTTGCCCAACTCTAAGAAAATTGAGAAAGCACTTCAAAACGCCAAATTTGTCATCGTGCAGGATATCTCGCACAAAGCCGACACGGTGGAATATGCCGATTTGGTGCTTCCCGCAGCCGGATGGCTGGAGAAGGAAGGAACCATGACCAATTCCGAGCGTAGGATTTCCTATCTCAACAAAGGAATCAATCCTCCCGGCGAAGCAAGGCCTGACGTGGAGATTCTCTGTGATTTTGCCAGAAGAATGGGCTTCCGTGGCTTCAATTACAACAATTCTGAGGAAATCTACGAAGAGTATTGTGCGATGACTAAGGGCACAAACATCGATATTTCTTTCCTTAATTACGATAGACTGAAAAGCGAGGGTTCCTTTCAATGGCCTGTTCCGGAGTACAGACATGGAGGAACTCCCAGGCTTTTTGCCAACAAAAAATTCTATACGCCAAGTCAAAAAGCGGTGTTCAATATTCCAGCACAGATCACCAACACCTCCGAAAAAACCAGCAAGGAATATCCGTTGGTTCTTACCACAGGACGTGTGAGGGATCAATGGCACACGATGACTAAGACAGGGAAAGTATCCCGACTCCGTACGCACTATCCAAGTCCCGTTCTTGAAATCAATCCCATCGATGCCTATCTGGATAAGGTAAAAGATGGTGATGTGGTGGAAGTAAAGAGCAAAAACGGTGTAGTTCGGGTCAAGGCGAAGCTTTCTACAAGTATTCGTGAAGGCGTTGTGTTTCTTCCCATGCATTGGGGCAAGCAACTGCAAAGTGATCTAAATAGGGCAAACAACCTGACAAAAACTGTAGTGGATCCCCAATCCAAAGAACCCGACTTCAAATTCACTACCGTCTCAGTTTCCAAATACCAAAAAGCACCTGAAAAAATCGTGGTCGTAGGAGCCGGAGCAGCAGCGTTTCGCTTTATCCAAAACTACCGCGAGCACAATGAATCCGACCAAATCCATGTATTCTCCAAAGAGCCGCACCCTTTTTATAACAGGGTTCTTCTACCGGAATATGTCACAGAAGAATTGACTTGGGAGCAGTTGCAGAAGATTAAAGAACATGAGCTCAAAAAGCTTAAAATCACCCTTCATACCGGGCTTTCCATAGAAAAAATTGATCCAGAGAAGCAGCTAGTGGTAGATAACCATGGACAGGAATACCAATTTGACAAACTGATCTTGGCGACGGGAAGCCGGGCTTTTGTCCCGAAAGATGCGCAACTGGATCTTCCGGGCCGCTTTACCATGCGAAGCAAAACCGATGCAGATGGATTTAAGGAATACTTGGAATCCACAAATTTACCGCCTGAAAATCAGCATGTCGTGATCATAGGCGGCGGATTGCTTGGACTTGAGCTTGCCGCAGCCTTGCAGCACAACCTGGTGAAAGTGACGATCATACAGCGGGCCTCCCGACTTATGGAACGACAGCTGGATGAAGTATCGAGTAAGTTGCTTTCTCTCGACGTGCAAGAGCGGGGAATTCACGTCTATTTCGACAATGAAGTAAGTACTGTCTTCGATGATGAAGAACATAAATCACTGTCCATCACCCTAAAAAGTGGAAAAATCATTTATGCCAACGCCGTGGTGTATGCCATCGGGACCCAACCTAATATCAAAATCGCCCGTGACAATGGCATTCTATGTGGCCGGGGCATCAAGGTAAACCAGCATTTACAGACGAATTACCAGAATATTTTTGCCATAGGGGAGATCGCAGAATTTCAAAATCAGCTTTTCGGGATCACCTCAGCTGCTGAGGAGCAGGCCATGGTCTTGGCCAATTACATTGCAGGTGATGTGAGTAGTATTTACAGTGGCTCCGTACTGATGAACATCTTGAAATTTAAAGACTTGGAGCTTTGCAGTATAGGAGATATTCTAATCCCCGAAAATGACGACTCGTACGAGGAAATCATTTTTACGGATATGAGCCGTCGTTACTATAAGAAATGTATTGTGAAGGATGACCTGCTTATTGGGGCAGTATTGATGGGAGACAAAAATGAATTCGCTGAATTCAAATCCCTGATTGAAAACAAAATAGAGCTTTCCGAAAAAAGAAAATCCCTGCTGATGGGCTCCTCGGACACCCGTCCGGTCGTCGGAAAATTAGTCTGTAGCTGTAGTCGTGTAGGAGAAGGGAATATCACCGAAGCCATTGCAGGCGGATGTTCGGATTTTACTGCGCTTTGTCAGCAAACGGGTGCAGGATTGGGATGCGGAAGCTGCAAAACGGAGGTTAGAGAAATTCTTCACCAATCAAAAGTCCCGGCGTGA
- a CDS encoding protein-disulfide reductase DsbD, whose protein sequence is MTNFFRKSGQFLLLALLFFSFYAQAQIIAPPKWTTSIDRENLKVGEEAKVIFEAQIPAGWYIYANDFDPDLGPILTTLELEQSEDYRLKGEFAAIASKKKYEDIWEGEVKYFVKQGRFEQTFIPNTAQGRITGLVKYQMCSDLTGQCVNYEEEIDLRFTASESKTTEPFTEFESSSKAEIGADPSLREGGTTTKQSVYDKEIATPRASARNDDNPSREVGESATTSSIEIIPDQEKESLMGFMVLAFLAGLAALLTPCVFPMIPMTVSFFTGRATNKATGIRNAIIYGFSIIAIYTIAGTAVAAIQGPEFANWLATHWLPNLFFFGIFIFFALAFLGMFEITLPSGLVNKVDEKADKGGMMGIFFMAFTLVLVSFSCTGPIVGSILISSAGGELVKPILGMFAFSLAFAIPFTLFAIFPEWMNRLPKSGGWLNSVKVVLGFLELALAFKFLSMADLVYHWGILDRDIFLIIWIVIFSVLGLYLLGKIRLPHDSPSDSIGVPRLLLALVTFMFVVYMIPGLFGAPLKYLSGFLPPMSTQQFRLTGGLSMTEVGENILDEPVKYAEIPLEIPHGIQGYFDYKQAMRAAKKANKPLFIDFTGHGCVNCRKMEENVWVDPQVLKRLKEDFVMVALYVDERLELPESEWYTSEYDSKVKKTLGKQNADFQITRFQNNAQPYYVILDHNENLLAPPKAYDTDIQAFTEFLDGAKERFEDGN, encoded by the coding sequence ATGACAAATTTCTTCAGAAAATCAGGACAATTTCTACTTCTGGCACTGCTTTTCTTCAGTTTCTACGCACAGGCACAAATTATAGCTCCTCCCAAATGGACAACTTCTATAGACCGGGAAAATCTCAAAGTAGGTGAAGAAGCTAAAGTTATTTTCGAAGCCCAGATCCCGGCAGGGTGGTACATCTATGCCAATGATTTTGATCCGGATCTTGGGCCTATTTTGACTACTTTGGAACTGGAGCAATCGGAAGATTACCGGCTGAAAGGTGAATTTGCGGCCATTGCTTCCAAAAAGAAGTATGAGGATATCTGGGAAGGCGAGGTCAAGTATTTTGTTAAGCAAGGGAGATTCGAACAAACCTTTATCCCAAATACAGCTCAGGGAAGAATTACAGGCTTAGTAAAATACCAGATGTGCTCTGACTTGACCGGTCAATGTGTCAATTATGAGGAGGAAATAGACCTTAGGTTTACAGCAAGTGAGAGTAAAACAACAGAACCTTTCACTGAATTTGAATCATCAAGTAAAGCGGAAATAGGGGCCGACCCGTCATTGCGAGAAGGAGGAACGACGACGAAGCAATCTGTATACGATAAAGAGATTGCCACACCTCGTGCCTCGGCTCGCAATGACGATAATCCGTCTAGGGAAGTTGGAGAATCCGCAACAACTTCATCAATTGAGATTATTCCGGATCAGGAGAAGGAGTCTCTTATGGGGTTCATGGTGTTGGCTTTCTTGGCGGGATTGGCGGCGTTGCTGACTCCATGCGTTTTCCCGATGATTCCTATGACCGTGAGTTTCTTCACCGGGCGGGCTACAAACAAAGCGACCGGAATAAGAAATGCTATCATTTATGGTTTTTCCATCATTGCAATATATACCATAGCAGGCACGGCGGTAGCAGCTATCCAGGGGCCTGAATTTGCTAACTGGCTGGCAACACACTGGCTTCCAAATCTCTTTTTCTTTGGAATATTTATTTTCTTCGCACTCGCTTTTCTGGGGATGTTTGAGATTACACTGCCTTCAGGATTGGTCAATAAAGTGGACGAAAAGGCCGATAAGGGTGGTATGATGGGGATTTTCTTTATGGCTTTTACACTGGTTTTGGTGTCTTTTTCCTGTACCGGGCCTATCGTTGGATCTATTTTGATTTCTTCTGCAGGCGGAGAGTTAGTGAAACCTATCTTGGGGATGTTTGCCTTTTCCCTGGCGTTTGCTATTCCATTTACCCTGTTTGCCATTTTTCCGGAATGGATGAATCGCCTGCCGAAATCCGGTGGATGGCTGAACTCTGTGAAAGTGGTTTTGGGTTTCCTAGAGCTTGCGCTGGCATTCAAATTCTTGTCCATGGCGGATTTGGTTTATCACTGGGGAATCTTAGACCGTGATATTTTCTTGATTATCTGGATTGTGATTTTCAGTGTACTTGGGCTTTATCTTCTTGGGAAAATCCGTCTTCCGCACGATTCTCCATCCGATAGCATAGGTGTGCCTAGATTGCTTTTGGCCTTAGTCACGTTCATGTTTGTGGTCTACATGATTCCGGGGCTTTTTGGTGCTCCGCTGAAATACCTAAGCGGTTTTCTTCCGCCTATGTCTACACAGCAATTTAGGCTGACTGGCGGTCTTAGTATGACAGAAGTGGGGGAGAATATCTTGGATGAACCTGTGAAATATGCAGAGATCCCATTGGAAATTCCCCACGGGATCCAAGGGTATTTTGATTACAAACAAGCAATGAGGGCTGCCAAAAAGGCTAATAAGCCGCTTTTCATTGATTTTACCGGGCATGGCTGTGTGAATTGCCGAAAAATGGAAGAGAACGTCTGGGTGGATCCACAGGTGTTGAAAAGACTGAAGGAGGACTTCGTGATGGTAGCCCTGTATGTCGATGAGCGATTGGAGCTTCCGGAAAGTGAATGGTACACTTCGGAATACGACTCCAAAGTCAAAAAAACGCTTGGAAAACAAAATGCAGATTTCCAGATCACACGATTCCAAAACAATGCCCAGCCTTACTATGTGATCTTGGATCATAATGAAAATCTTCTCGCTCCTCCCAAAGCATACGATACCGATATTCAGGCATTCACTGAGTTTTTGGATGGAGCGAAGGAGAGATTTGAGGATGGGAATTAA
- a CDS encoding organic hydroperoxide resistance protein produces MEKLKIDYTATAINTGGRKGHVKTDDGLLDFDVAMPHEIGGEGGKTNPEQLFAAGYAACFGGALGAVAGKTSLRDSEITTKVHLGNYGPGNFGLAVDIFVKIPHASSLEEAQKLVDAAHEVCPYSKATRGNVEVNVKAVS; encoded by the coding sequence ATGGAAAAGCTAAAAATCGACTATACAGCGACAGCAATAAATACAGGAGGAAGAAAAGGTCATGTGAAAACAGATGACGGTCTGCTGGATTTTGATGTTGCCATGCCGCATGAAATAGGGGGAGAAGGAGGAAAGACCAATCCTGAGCAACTTTTTGCAGCTGGATATGCAGCTTGTTTCGGAGGAGCGTTGGGAGCCGTGGCAGGCAAAACCAGCCTACGCGACTCGGAGATTACCACCAAAGTACATCTGGGAAACTATGGCCCGGGTAATTTCGGTTTGGCTGTGGATATTTTTGTGAAAATCCCACATGCTTCTTCATTGGAAGAAGCTCAAAAACTCGTGGATGCAGCGCATGAAGTTTGCCCTTATTCTAAGGCTACCCGAGGCAATGTTGAAGTGAACGTGAAAGCAGTTTCTTGA
- a CDS encoding rubredoxin: MKQTYSRVVVKGGVLSPAELKQILELAESAGLDTISLGSRQDILFIKEDDTLQIDAQDKFQLVSPEEIGAENIVSSYVCSDIFPSTPWLTGDRYLYILEQFRVQPNLKINITDPKQRLVPLFTGHLNFIASAHEDYWYLYVRLPHWENTMMYPALIYSWDMAKIASAIEDILREEPETVEFLFELVNDAVDSNNRTVDNPLEVPFYPFPYYEGINRVGDDRYWLGLYWRNNKYYIDFLKVLCDLCADSKIGKISITPWKSIIIKGIPENSKIEWERLLGRYGINVRHSMLELNWHLPVSNKSALKLKEYLVDNFDKRDISTYGLTFGITDYTRKAYYFTSIIIEKNLPHLGLEGIKIRNTYNLLYAKNFDPNTQQYIVYVQEVDKVELPGLLIELSKLYFEQLGKKQEESKKLSKPKETIKTEAYQCSDCLTVYDPRYGDLSQAIAPLTPFEDLPEDYRCSLCEAPKSKFLKKIFEKQIE, encoded by the coding sequence ATGAAACAGACGTATTCAAGAGTAGTGGTCAAGGGCGGGGTGCTATCTCCGGCCGAACTTAAGCAGATTTTGGAATTGGCTGAGAGCGCAGGCTTGGATACTATTTCTTTGGGTTCACGTCAAGACATCCTGTTTATCAAAGAGGATGATACACTTCAAATAGATGCTCAAGATAAATTTCAGCTAGTATCTCCTGAGGAAATAGGAGCAGAAAACATCGTTTCCTCTTACGTATGTTCGGATATTTTTCCAAGTACGCCCTGGCTCACCGGTGACCGATACCTGTATATACTGGAGCAGTTCAGAGTTCAGCCAAATCTGAAAATAAATATTACTGATCCCAAGCAGCGTTTGGTTCCACTTTTCACAGGTCATCTTAACTTCATTGCTTCTGCCCATGAAGACTATTGGTATTTGTACGTGCGCCTGCCCCATTGGGAAAATACGATGATGTATCCCGCACTGATTTACAGTTGGGATATGGCGAAGATAGCTTCGGCCATCGAGGATATACTGCGGGAAGAACCCGAGACAGTGGAATTTCTTTTTGAGCTTGTCAATGATGCAGTGGACTCCAATAACAGGACTGTGGACAATCCGCTGGAAGTGCCATTTTATCCTTTCCCATATTATGAAGGAATCAATCGCGTAGGCGACGACCGTTATTGGCTGGGCTTGTATTGGAGAAACAACAAATACTATATAGACTTTCTGAAAGTACTTTGTGATCTCTGTGCAGACAGTAAAATCGGAAAAATCTCGATCACCCCCTGGAAATCCATTATTATCAAAGGAATTCCCGAGAACTCAAAGATTGAATGGGAACGGCTTCTAGGCCGATACGGGATCAACGTGCGCCACTCCATGCTTGAACTAAACTGGCATCTTCCTGTTAGCAACAAATCAGCGCTTAAGCTCAAAGAGTATCTGGTGGACAACTTTGACAAAAGAGACATCAGTACCTATGGGTTGACTTTTGGAATCACAGATTACACCAGAAAAGCATATTATTTTACTTCTATTATTATAGAAAAAAACCTGCCTCACTTAGGCTTGGAGGGAATTAAAATCCGCAATACGTATAATCTGCTTTATGCCAAAAACTTCGACCCTAACACACAACAATACATAGTCTATGTACAGGAGGTGGACAAGGTCGAATTGCCCGGTCTTTTGATTGAGCTAAGCAAGTTATATTTCGAGCAACTTGGAAAAAAACAGGAAGAATCCAAAAAACTATCCAAGCCAAAAGAAACCATAAAAACAGAAGCTTATCAGTGCTCCGATTGCCTGACTGTTTATGATCCGCGGTATGGAGATCTCAGCCAAGCAATTGCTCCTCTAACCCCTTTTGAGGACTTGCCGGAGGACTATCGTTGCTCGCTGTGTGAAGCTCCTAAGTCGAAATTTTTAAAGAAAATTTTTGAGAAACAGATAGAATAA
- a CDS encoding MarR family winged helix-turn-helix transcriptional regulator, with amino-acid sequence MLQIHQLSQNLYSSSRLLIQLIQLSLKELNLTYPQFLVLFVLWEEDGLKVNEIGKRLYLDSGTLTPLLKKLEAMNYVKRQRGEADERTVHVELTYPGKSLQSKVKDVLDSLNDKFVETSELHLPELNHSLSNLLAGIETLKKSN; translated from the coding sequence ATGTTGCAAATCCACCAACTTTCCCAGAATCTCTATTCAAGTTCCAGATTATTGATCCAGCTTATCCAGCTTTCTTTGAAAGAGCTGAATTTGACTTATCCGCAGTTTCTTGTCCTTTTTGTGTTGTGGGAAGAAGATGGGCTGAAAGTGAATGAAATAGGGAAGAGACTTTATCTTGATTCCGGTACGCTGACTCCCCTGTTGAAAAAACTCGAAGCTATGAATTATGTAAAAAGACAAAGAGGAGAAGCCGACGAAAGAACTGTCCATGTGGAGTTGACCTACCCCGGCAAATCCCTTCAATCAAAAGTAAAAGATGTCCTAGACTCTTTAAATGATAAGTTTGTTGAAACCTCCGAATTACACTTGCCTGAATTAAACCATTCTCTTTCAAATTTGTTAGCAGGTATTGAAACACTTAAAAAATCTAACTAG
- a CDS encoding dipeptidase, with product MAVNDFIRDNKDRFLNELLDLLRIPSVSADPKFKDDVFAAANFVKESLEKAGADVVEICQTKGYPIVYGEKIVDPILKTVLVYGHYDVQPADPYELWDSPPFEPVIKKTKIHPEGAIFARGSADDKGQFYMYVKAFEAMMASGDLPCNVKFMIEGEEEVGSDNLDKFLIENKEKLKADVILISDTHMISMQDPSITVGLRGMAYMEVEVTGSNRDLHSGTYGGAVANPINVLCDMIASMKDENDHITIPGFYDKVQELTAAQRERLNEAPFDLNEYQDKLDIAAVHGEKGYTTIERVGIRPTLDVNGIWGGYIGEGAKTVLPSKAHAKISMRLVPDQDWHEISELFENYFKSIAPESVKVKVRAHHGGAPAVVSDSSVGYRAAEAAMEETFGKRPIPTREGGSIPIVALFQKELGSDPILFGFGLDTDALHSPNEHYGVKNYFIGIETIAAFFRHFKKLTDK from the coding sequence ATGGCTGTTAATGATTTTATCCGCGATAACAAAGATCGCTTTCTCAATGAATTATTGGATTTGCTCAGAATTCCATCGGTAAGTGCTGATCCGAAATTCAAAGATGATGTCTTTGCAGCAGCCAATTTTGTAAAAGAAAGTTTGGAAAAAGCAGGTGCCGATGTAGTGGAAATCTGCCAGACCAAAGGCTATCCGATTGTTTATGGAGAGAAAATCGTCGACCCTATTTTAAAAACAGTTTTGGTGTATGGGCATTATGATGTGCAGCCTGCCGATCCTTATGAACTGTGGGATTCACCACCCTTTGAACCGGTGATCAAAAAGACTAAAATCCATCCTGAAGGAGCTATTTTCGCTCGCGGATCTGCAGATGACAAAGGACAATTCTACATGTATGTGAAGGCTTTTGAAGCAATGATGGCTTCAGGAGATTTGCCTTGTAACGTCAAATTCATGATCGAAGGGGAAGAGGAAGTCGGTTCTGACAACCTGGATAAGTTTCTCATCGAAAACAAAGAGAAACTCAAGGCTGATGTCATTCTGATTTCTGATACCCATATGATTTCTATGCAAGATCCTTCCATTACGGTTGGTCTTCGCGGCATGGCTTATATGGAAGTGGAGGTCACAGGTTCTAACCGGGATCTGCACTCAGGCACCTACGGTGGAGCTGTAGCCAATCCGATCAATGTGCTTTGTGACATGATCGCATCCATGAAAGATGAGAACGATCACATTACTATTCCTGGATTCTATGACAAAGTGCAGGAGCTTACCGCAGCGCAAAGAGAGCGACTGAACGAAGCTCCATTTGATCTCAATGAATACCAAGATAAACTGGATATAGCTGCGGTGCATGGAGAAAAAGGCTACACAACCATCGAACGGGTTGGTATTCGTCCAACGCTTGATGTGAACGGCATCTGGGGCGGATATATAGGAGAAGGAGCGAAGACTGTTTTGCCTTCCAAAGCCCATGCAAAAATTTCCATGAGACTTGTTCCGGATCAGGACTGGCATGAGATCTCAGAATTGTTTGAAAATTACTTCAAGTCTATCGCTCCGGAATCCGTAAAGGTGAAAGTCCGTGCACATCATGGCGGAGCGCCAGCCGTAGTTTCTGACTCCTCTGTTGGGTACAGAGCCGCTGAAGCTGCAATGGAGGAGACTTTTGGCAAAAGACCAATTCCTACGCGTGAAGGCGGATCTATTCCTATTGTAGCATTGTTTCAGAAAGAATTGGGTTCTGACCCGATTTTATTCGGTTTTGGATTGGATACTGATGCCTTACATTCGCCCAATGAGCATTATGGCGTGAAAAATTACTTTATTGGAATAGAAACCATTGCGGCTTTCTTTCGTCACTTCAAAAAGCTCACAGACAAGTAA